A section of the Desulfomonile tiedjei genome encodes:
- a CDS encoding type II toxin-antitoxin system HicB family antitoxin has translation MGTSIALLRKEKDSDFGVDFPDFPGCITAGKTLDEANKRASEALKFHIKGMLEDGDPIPEPSSLDEIMADPANDHAVPFLVTVPDTKTKRVNITLPENDLEAIDDYAKRHKMSRSAFLLEAAKRALGSENRA, from the coding sequence ATGGGAACCTCTATAGCATTGCTTCGGAAGGAAAAAGATAGCGACTTTGGCGTGGATTTTCCTGACTTCCCAGGGTGCATTACTGCGGGAAAGACTTTGGACGAGGCTAACAAGAGGGCATCAGAGGCTCTGAAATTCCATATCAAAGGAATGCTTGAGGACGGAGACCCCATCCCCGAACCGAGTTCCCTTGACGAGATTATGGCTGATCCGGCCAATGATCACGCTGTGCCATTCCTTGTTACTGTCCCGGACACCAAGACCAAACGAGTCAATATCACACTTCCGGAGAACGATTTGGAAGCTATTGACGACTATGCAAAGCGGCACAAAATGTCCAGGTCGGCTTTCTTGCTTGAGGCAGCAAAGCGGGCCCTGGGTTCCGAGAACCGGGCTTAA
- a CDS encoding type II toxin-antitoxin system RelE/ParE family toxin, producing MSRLYFSPSARGDLNRILDHIAQDDPSAAINFVKRIKDVCIRIARFPKIGPVRDDLAPELRCFPVKTYIVFYRAGKKRVDIVRVLHGSRDYSTLLK from the coding sequence ATGAGCAGACTTTACTTCTCTCCGTCAGCTCGGGGAGACCTTAACCGTATTCTTGATCATATCGCACAGGACGACCCATCTGCTGCAATAAACTTTGTGAAAAGGATCAAAGACGTCTGCATTCGAATTGCTCGTTTCCCGAAAATTGGGCCCGTTCGAGATGATCTTGCCCCCGAATTGCGATGCTTTCCTGTCAAGACTTACATCGTTTTCTATCGAGCGGGCAAAAAACGGGTGGACATTGTTCGAGTGTTGCACGGTTCCAGAGACTACTCCACTCTCTTGAAATAA
- a CDS encoding HU family DNA-binding protein: MTKPEIVSLISERADITKKAAATVLDTIVQTIHSSLKTNKGRIRISDLGTFRVIEMNPRKGVNPRTGKKMTIPAMRLPRFTAAKALKEIVKGKK, encoded by the coding sequence ATGACAAAACCTGAAATAGTGTCCCTGATTTCGGAACGAGCGGACATCACGAAGAAGGCTGCCGCAACGGTACTGGACACCATCGTGCAGACGATTCACTCTTCACTGAAAACAAATAAAGGGAGGATCCGCATCTCGGATCTGGGGACTTTCAGAGTGATCGAGATGAATCCTCGCAAAGGGGTCAATCCTCGCACAGGGAAGAAGATGACTATTCCAGCCATGAGACTGCCTCGATTCACCGCGGCGAAGGCTCTCAAAGAGATTGTAAAGGGGAAAAAATAG
- the hisB gene encoding imidazoleglycerol-phosphate dehydratase HisB encodes MRTAEITRKTSETRVKVNLTLDGTGKRSISTGIGFFDHMLDHVARHGIFDLEISAKGDLHVDHHHTVEDVGLCLGDALRKALADKGGIRRYGAATVPMDEALASVTLDLSGRALLVFSNPLADRSAGDFAMDLVPVFLQALSDRAGITMHASVHTAENPHHAAEAIFKALGRALREAVEIDPKVKGIPSTKGILE; translated from the coding sequence ATGAGAACTGCTGAAATAACACGCAAGACATCCGAAACCAGGGTCAAAGTCAACCTGACTCTTGATGGAACGGGGAAACGGTCCATTTCCACAGGCATCGGTTTTTTCGATCATATGCTGGATCATGTTGCCCGCCACGGCATCTTTGACCTCGAGATATCCGCCAAAGGCGACCTCCATGTTGATCATCACCATACCGTGGAAGACGTGGGGCTCTGTCTTGGCGATGCGTTGCGAAAAGCCCTCGCTGACAAAGGCGGAATTAGGCGGTACGGCGCTGCCACTGTACCAATGGACGAGGCATTGGCTTCCGTGACACTTGACCTTTCCGGCCGAGCCTTGCTGGTCTTTTCCAACCCGCTTGCAGATCGCTCCGCGGGCGATTTTGCCATGGATCTTGTGCCCGTGTTCCTGCAGGCCCTGTCGGATCGAGCGGGAATAACCATGCATGCTTCGGTTCACACCGCGGAGAATCCGCATCACGCGGCTGAAGCTATTTTCAAGGCGCTGGGAAGAGCGTTAAGAGAGGCTGTGGAAATAGACCCCAAAGTGAAAGGCATCCCTTCGACCAAGGGGATTCTGGAATAG
- the grpE gene encoding nucleotide exchange factor GrpE, which yields MTEQDVNKVKIITLSETGPSGRERETALEEHKKTEPMKVSGTREPGEKGPEAEADPLEAAKREAEENRDRWIRSVADLENYKKRALQERSNLLKYRNEELLRDFLPVLDNMERALAHCEESGRSDSLTEGVCLVVGMFREVLERYGVKEIKALGEAFDPHLHEAIARSPAEGMPPNVVVQELEKGYMYQDRLLRPAKVVVSVAGTQ from the coding sequence GTGACAGAACAAGACGTCAACAAAGTAAAGATCATTACTTTATCTGAAACCGGACCATCGGGCCGGGAAAGGGAAACGGCCCTCGAGGAGCATAAAAAGACCGAACCCATGAAAGTTTCCGGGACACGAGAGCCCGGGGAGAAAGGGCCTGAAGCCGAAGCGGACCCGCTGGAAGCGGCGAAAAGAGAGGCCGAGGAGAACCGTGATCGATGGATTCGCTCTGTAGCCGACCTTGAGAATTATAAGAAACGAGCCTTGCAGGAAAGGAGTAACCTCCTCAAGTATCGTAACGAAGAACTCCTCAGAGACTTTCTTCCGGTTCTGGACAACATGGAGCGGGCTCTGGCCCATTGTGAAGAGAGCGGGCGTTCGGATTCTTTGACAGAGGGTGTCTGTCTGGTAGTAGGGATGTTCCGCGAAGTCCTGGAAAGATACGGCGTCAAGGAGATCAAGGCTTTGGGCGAAGCGTTCGATCCGCATTTGCATGAAGCCATCGCGCGCAGCCCCGCCGAGGGCATGCCACCGAACGTGGTGGTACAGGAACTGGAAAAAGGTTACATGTATCAAGACCGCCTGCTGAGGCCCGCCAAGGTCGTGGTCTCGGTCGCCGGGACTCAGTGA
- the murA gene encoding UDP-N-acetylglucosamine 1-carboxyvinyltransferase has protein sequence MEKMVIRGGAPLKGTVEISGSKNAALPIMCACLLTRDEMTLHRVPALRDILTAKQLLLQLGAQLDDFTSGTVRIKACNITDHIAPYELVKTMRASVMVLGPLMAREGRADVSLPGGCAIGARPIDQHLKGLEAMGATIDLENGYILARAGRLKGADITFDMKTVTGTENLMMAAALAKGTTILRNCAVEPEVTELAHFINRMGGSVDGAGTETLIIDGREELHGIVHPVMPDRIEAGTYLMAGAITRGDLLVRGCVPSHLGKLLELLDEAGLRLEVGEDEIRVISNGRVKSRDVETDPFPGFATDFQAQYMALMSLADSRCRITENVFENRFMHVQELVRMGARIRVSGRTAQVDGVEKLSGAHVQATDLRASASLILAGLAAEGVTEIHRVYHLDRGYERIEEKLSMLGADIRREKDEIL, from the coding sequence ATGGAGAAGATGGTCATCCGAGGCGGGGCGCCTCTAAAAGGAACGGTGGAAATAAGCGGTTCCAAGAATGCCGCGCTGCCGATCATGTGCGCCTGTCTGCTAACCAGAGATGAGATGACCTTGCACAGAGTGCCGGCGCTGAGGGATATTCTCACCGCAAAACAGCTTCTCTTGCAGCTCGGCGCTCAGCTTGACGACTTTACCTCCGGCACGGTCAGGATAAAAGCCTGCAACATCACGGATCATATCGCTCCGTACGAGCTTGTGAAGACCATGCGGGCTTCGGTCATGGTCTTAGGGCCGCTCATGGCACGGGAAGGCAGGGCCGACGTGAGTCTTCCCGGCGGTTGCGCGATCGGCGCCAGACCGATTGATCAGCATCTTAAAGGTCTTGAGGCGATGGGCGCCACCATAGATTTGGAAAACGGCTACATCCTGGCTCGCGCGGGAAGGCTCAAAGGGGCTGATATCACCTTCGACATGAAGACCGTCACGGGAACCGAAAACCTAATGATGGCCGCGGCGCTGGCAAAGGGAACTACGATCCTCCGGAATTGCGCGGTGGAACCCGAGGTGACGGAATTGGCCCATTTTATAAATCGAATGGGCGGCAGTGTGGATGGAGCAGGAACGGAAACCCTGATCATAGACGGGAGAGAAGAACTGCACGGAATCGTCCATCCGGTAATGCCCGACCGCATTGAGGCCGGGACATACCTCATGGCAGGGGCCATAACGCGCGGGGACCTTCTGGTCCGAGGATGCGTCCCTTCCCATCTTGGAAAGCTTTTGGAGCTTCTGGATGAGGCGGGGCTGCGATTGGAGGTCGGCGAAGACGAAATTCGCGTGATTTCCAACGGCAGGGTCAAGAGCCGGGACGTGGAAACCGACCCGTTCCCGGGATTCGCCACCGATTTTCAAGCTCAGTACATGGCTTTGATGTCATTGGCTGATTCTCGGTGCCGAATTACCGAAAACGTATTCGAGAACCGTTTTATGCACGTGCAGGAATTGGTCCGGATGGGGGCTCGCATAAGGGTATCGGGGAGAACGGCCCAAGTCGACGGTGTGGAAAAGCTTTCCGGAGCCCACGTCCAGGCAACGGACCTGCGAGCCAGCGCATCGTTGATTCTCGCCGGCTTGGCTGCTGAAGGGGTGACTGAAATCCACCGGGTGTACCATTTGGACAGGGGCTATGAGCGAATCGAGGAGAAGCTTTCGATGTTGGGGGCCGATATACGCAGAGAGAAGGACGAAATACTCTGA
- the dnaK gene encoding molecular chaperone DnaK, protein MAGKVIGIDLGTTNSCVAVMEGGDPVVMPNSEGGRTTPSMVAFADSGERLVGQVAKRQAITNPENTLFAIKRLIGRKFTAPEVQGDIKILPYQIVDGKGGDAYVKVRGKEYSPAEISAMILQKMKQTAVDYLGEDVTDAVVTVPAYFNDSQRQATKDAGRIAGLNVLRIINEPTAASLAYGLDKKKDEKIAVFDLGGGTFDISILEIGEGVFEVKATNGDTHLGGEDFDLRVMDYLAAEFKKDQGIDLRNDKMALQRLKEAAEKAKIELSSSMETDINLPFITADASGPKHLTMKLNRSKLEGLVNELIEKTVGPCRTALKDAGLGTNQIDEVILVGGMTRMPAVQAKVKELFGKEPHRGVNPDEVVAIGAAIQGAVLKGDVKDVLLLDVTPLSLGIETLGGVFTRLIEKNTTIPTRKSQIFSTASDNQPSVSIHVLQGERQMAGNNKTLGRFELVGIPPAPRGVPQIEVTFDIDANGIVHVSAKDLGTGREQSIKITASSGLSEEEIQNMVRDAESHAEEDRKKRDLVEARNQADSMVYMTEKTLKEHGDKVDAATKSAIEAALGRVKTAMEGSDTEEIKRTLEELQQASHKLAEAMYQQAAGAEGAGPGAGAAGAGAGPGGPQASAKPDEDVVDAEYEEVKEERRK, encoded by the coding sequence ATGGCCGGCAAAGTAATCGGGATTGATTTGGGAACCACGAACTCTTGTGTAGCTGTTATGGAAGGCGGGGACCCGGTGGTGATGCCCAATTCGGAAGGTGGCCGAACCACGCCTTCCATGGTTGCATTTGCGGATTCGGGTGAACGCCTCGTGGGGCAGGTTGCCAAAAGGCAGGCAATTACTAACCCGGAGAACACCCTTTTCGCGATCAAACGGCTGATCGGGCGAAAATTCACTGCCCCGGAAGTCCAGGGAGACATCAAAATTCTTCCCTACCAGATCGTCGACGGAAAGGGAGGTGATGCGTACGTCAAAGTTCGAGGAAAGGAATACTCTCCCGCAGAGATATCCGCAATGATCCTCCAGAAAATGAAACAGACCGCGGTCGACTATCTAGGTGAAGACGTGACTGATGCTGTGGTCACGGTTCCTGCCTACTTTAATGATTCCCAGCGACAGGCTACCAAGGACGCAGGTCGAATCGCGGGCTTGAATGTTCTTCGGATCATCAACGAGCCTACTGCCGCTTCATTGGCTTACGGCCTGGACAAGAAGAAAGACGAAAAGATAGCCGTATTCGACCTCGGGGGCGGCACCTTTGACATATCGATTCTGGAAATCGGTGAGGGAGTCTTTGAAGTCAAAGCGACCAATGGTGACACCCATCTCGGAGGGGAAGACTTCGATTTGCGGGTAATGGATTACCTGGCCGCGGAGTTCAAAAAAGATCAGGGCATTGACCTGCGAAACGACAAGATGGCCTTGCAGCGACTCAAAGAAGCCGCGGAAAAGGCCAAGATAGAGCTGAGTTCGTCCATGGAGACGGACATCAACCTTCCGTTTATTACGGCTGACGCGTCCGGGCCCAAACATCTCACCATGAAGCTTAATCGCTCCAAACTCGAGGGCCTGGTAAACGAACTGATCGAGAAAACGGTCGGCCCTTGCCGGACCGCGTTGAAAGACGCGGGGCTGGGCACCAACCAGATCGACGAGGTGATTCTGGTCGGTGGCATGACGCGCATGCCTGCGGTTCAAGCAAAGGTGAAAGAGCTTTTCGGCAAGGAGCCGCATAGGGGGGTCAACCCTGACGAAGTAGTGGCCATCGGTGCGGCCATCCAGGGCGCGGTCCTCAAGGGCGACGTCAAGGACGTGCTCCTTCTGGACGTGACCCCGCTGTCGCTCGGAATCGAAACTCTTGGCGGTGTCTTCACTCGTCTGATTGAGAAAAACACGACAATTCCCACTCGAAAGAGCCAGATATTCTCGACCGCTTCGGACAATCAACCGTCCGTGTCGATTCACGTGCTACAAGGCGAAAGGCAGATGGCGGGAAATAACAAGACCCTGGGGCGTTTCGAGCTTGTGGGTATTCCTCCCGCGCCTAGAGGTGTCCCGCAGATCGAGGTCACGTTCGACATCGACGCCAACGGAATCGTCCATGTCTCAGCCAAGGACCTTGGAACCGGCAGGGAGCAATCCATCAAGATCACAGCCTCCAGCGGGCTATCCGAAGAAGAGATCCAGAACATGGTCCGTGACGCGGAATCTCACGCTGAAGAAGACAGGAAGAAGCGCGATCTGGTGGAAGCGCGCAACCAGGCCGATTCCATGGTCTATATGACCGAGAAGACCCTTAAGGAGCACGGCGACAAGGTGGATGCCGCTACCAAAAGCGCGATCGAAGCCGCGCTGGGCCGGGTCAAGACGGCTATGGAAGGCTCCGATACCGAAGAGATCAAACGAACCCTGGAAGAGCTGCAACAGGCCTCGCACAAGCTTGCGGAAGCCATGTACCAGCAGGCTGCCGGAGCAGAAGGAGCCGGGCCTGGGGCGGGAGCAGCCGGAGCAGGCGCAGGCCCGGGTGGACCTCAAGCCTCAGCCAAACCCGATGAGGACGTGGTCGACGCGGAATACGAAGAGGTCAAAGAGGAACGCAGAAAATAG
- a CDS encoding thermonuclease family protein, giving the protein MLTSRGLFGSCVVLFLVLGLLGSSWSMSPRYMLYGRARLVAVEAPNLLRLKMLEQDRVVTVRLLGVGSPRNRDRIKGLDHQVLSYIRRNDIWETARDFVRSLLDGKSAEVWIRKWDRLDDKNRLLAYVLVPGISGEPIDVNAEIIKKGLGFVTRDYVHVTFVDYKGLENEARSNRRGLWGALSEGRITSLPHQDHGSQMDNR; this is encoded by the coding sequence ATGCTCACGTCTAGAGGACTTTTCGGCTCATGCGTTGTCTTGTTTCTTGTGCTGGGCCTCCTCGGCTCGTCCTGGTCCATGAGTCCGCGATATATGCTGTACGGTCGGGCCCGCCTTGTCGCGGTGGAAGCTCCTAACTTGCTGAGGCTTAAAATGCTCGAGCAAGACCGAGTCGTCACCGTGCGGCTGCTGGGGGTAGGCTCGCCACGCAACAGGGACAGAATCAAGGGCCTGGACCACCAGGTGCTGTCCTACATTAGAAGAAACGACATTTGGGAGACGGCCCGAGATTTTGTCCGGTCCCTGCTGGATGGCAAGTCCGCGGAGGTCTGGATAAGAAAATGGGATAGGCTCGACGACAAGAATAGACTGTTGGCTTACGTCCTGGTTCCCGGTATCTCGGGCGAGCCGATTGATGTAAACGCGGAAATAATCAAAAAGGGCCTGGGCTTTGTCACCAGGGATTACGTTCACGTCACCTTTGTGGACTACAAGGGCCTTGAAAACGAAGCCAGGAGCAACCGCCGAGGCCTGTGGGGCGCGCTTTCGGAGGGTCGTATAACGTCCCTGCCCCATCAGGACCACGGTTCTCAAATGGATAACAGATAG
- the hisH gene encoding imidazole glycerol phosphate synthase subunit HisH gives MIVVVDYGMGNLRSVQKGFEKVGGRAVISRDPDEIKNAGRLVLPGVGAFPECMRNLTRLNLVDPILEFMESGRPFLGICLGLQLLFDESEEFGRHEGLKLVPGKVKAFDHSMGLKIPHMGWNQVFFRKEAPIFKDIENGSFFYFVHSYYVAPEDPSDVAAESEYGITFTCAIAKENVFAVQFHPEKSQDHGLKILSNFTNL, from the coding sequence ATGATTGTAGTAGTTGATTACGGCATGGGCAATTTGCGTAGCGTGCAGAAAGGCTTCGAGAAAGTCGGGGGCCGCGCTGTCATCTCCCGGGACCCGGACGAGATAAAAAATGCCGGACGACTGGTACTGCCGGGCGTCGGTGCATTTCCGGAATGCATGAGGAACTTGACTCGTTTGAACCTCGTGGACCCGATCCTGGAGTTCATGGAATCAGGAAGGCCATTCCTGGGCATCTGCCTCGGGTTACAGCTCTTGTTCGATGAATCCGAGGAATTTGGACGGCACGAAGGGCTCAAGCTGGTTCCCGGAAAAGTGAAAGCCTTTGACCACAGCATGGGCCTCAAAATCCCGCATATGGGATGGAACCAGGTCTTCTTCCGCAAGGAGGCCCCCATTTTTAAAGATATTGAAAACGGCTCTTTTTTCTATTTTGTCCACTCGTATTACGTCGCGCCCGAAGATCCTTCAGATGTGGCCGCGGAATCCGAATACGGGATAACCTTCACTTGTGCTATCGCCAAGGAAAATGTTTTTGCCGTTCAGTTCCATCCCGAAAAGAGCCAGGACCATGGGCTCAAGATCCTGTCTAATTTCACCAATCTCTGA
- a CDS encoding type II toxin-antitoxin system ParD family antitoxin: protein MSLEVTPEIEEIVHTLFRTGQYESESQIIHEALNLLRKRDQLRLDIKQGLSEIESGESIEGDEVLHELEERAGQISKAKQ, encoded by the coding sequence ATGAGCCTCGAAGTTACCCCTGAAATTGAGGAAATAGTCCATACCTTATTTCGCACCGGCCAGTACGAGAGCGAATCTCAAATAATCCATGAGGCCTTGAATTTGCTCCGGAAGCGTGATCAACTCCGTCTGGACATCAAACAAGGGCTCTCGGAGATTGAAAGCGGCGAAAGCATCGAAGGGGATGAAGTCTTGCATGAACTCGAAGAAAGGGCCGGACAGATCTCCAAAGCCAAACAATGA